In a genomic window of Methanosarcina horonobensis HB-1 = JCM 15518:
- a CDS encoding class I SAM-dependent methyltransferase gives MEEPDSDFRFHANALIFKFRDFFFPRRKILEEVGIKPGFKVLDYGCGSGSYIRDASEMVGPSGKIYALDINPIAIEMVRHLAALRSLKNVETILTDYDTGLPAASVDVVLFYDTYHALNKPELVMKELHRILKPEGTLSFRDHYMREEEIMEGATRKRLFKLKRKGKSTYSFKKDEA, from the coding sequence ATGGAAGAACCAGATTCTGATTTTAGATTCCACGCAAATGCCCTCATTTTCAAGTTCCGGGACTTCTTCTTTCCCCGCAGAAAAATCCTTGAAGAAGTAGGGATAAAACCTGGTTTTAAAGTTCTGGATTACGGCTGCGGGTCTGGCTCTTATATCCGTGATGCTTCCGAAATGGTAGGTCCTTCAGGAAAAATCTATGCTCTGGATATCAATCCCATTGCTATTGAAATGGTCCGGCACCTGGCTGCTTTAAGGAGCCTTAAAAATGTAGAGACTATCCTTACTGACTACGATACGGGCCTGCCCGCAGCGAGCGTGGATGTAGTTCTATTCTATGACACCTATCATGCCCTGAATAAACCGGAACTTGTTATGAAAGAACTGCACAGGATCCTGAAACCGGAAGGCACTCTTTCTTTTAGAGACCATTACATGAGAGAAGAAGAAATAATGGAAGGAGCTACCCGGAAAAGGTTATTCAAGCTGAAAAGGAAAGGTAAAAGTACTTACTCCTTTAAGAAGGATGAGGCTTGA